A DNA window from Thermosynechococcaceae cyanobacterium Okahandja contains the following coding sequences:
- a CDS encoding glycogen debranching protein has translation MTIWVSEQIDPSGLLYACIACCDEDQAQECVQSFEKNLTPEQKAAGWQVRLRTVTSWEEVPSTALKLC, from the coding sequence ATGACAATCTGGGTAAGTGAACAAATTGACCCATCCGGTCTGCTCTATGCCTGTATTGCCTGCTGCGACGAGGATCAAGCCCAAGAATGCGTGCAGTCTTTTGAAAAAAATCTAACCCCGGAGCAAAAAGCGGCGGGCTGGCAAGTTCGCCTCCGCACCGTTACTTCGTGGGAAGAGGTGCCCAGTACAGCCCTTAAGCTCTGCTAG
- a CDS encoding photosystem I reaction center subunit VIII: MGSYAASFLPWIFIPVVCWLMPVVVMGLLFLYIEGDAQA, from the coding sequence ATGGGATCTTACGCTGCGTCCTTTTTGCCTTGGATTTTTATTCCCGTTGTCTGTTGGCTGATGCCCGTTGTCGTCATGGGCTTACTCTTTCTCTACATTGAAGGGGATGCCCAAGCTTAG
- a CDS encoding photosystem I reaction center protein subunit XI encodes MADELVKPYNGDPFVGHLSTPISDSGLVKAFISNLPAYRQGLSPILRGLEVGMAHGYFLIGPWVKLGPLRDSDVANLGGLISGIALILVATACLAAYGLVSFQKANSGGDALKTGEGWSQFTAGFFVGAMGGAFVAFFLLENFAVVDGIMTGLFN; translated from the coding sequence ATGGCAGACGAACTGGTTAAGCCGTACAATGGCGATCCCTTCGTGGGGCATTTATCTACGCCAATTTCCGACTCTGGCCTTGTGAAGGCGTTTATCAGCAACTTACCCGCCTATCGTCAAGGCTTGTCCCCGATTTTGCGGGGGCTTGAAGTTGGCATGGCACACGGTTACTTCCTCATTGGCCCTTGGGTCAAACTTGGCCCCCTGCGGGACTCAGATGTGGCCAACTTGGGCGGTCTCATTTCCGGTATTGCCTTAATTTTAGTGGCAACCGCCTGCTTGGCGGCCTACGGCTTGGTGAGCTTCCAAAAGGCCAATAGCGGTGGCGATGCCCTAAAAACCGGTGAAGGCTGGAGTCAGTTTACGGCTGGCTTCTTTGTCGGTGCCATGGGTGGTGCCTTTGTCGCCTTCTTTTTACTGGAAAACTTTGCCGTAGTTGATGGCATTATGACGGGTCTGTTTAACTAA